From Acidobacteriota bacterium:
CACCTGGAAGCGGCGCAGCGCCACGGGCGACGTCGTGCGATTCGGGTTGGCGACGTAGTCGTTGGCGTCGGTGTAGAAATCGGCGAGCGAGTGGTACACGTACACGCTCTGCGAACCGGAATAGAACACGTTCTCCGACGTGTAGCGCTCGGTAGCCACGCCGAACGTCAGCGTGTGACGGTTGGCGAACTTCGTGAAGCTGTTCTGGAGCTGGAACGTGTTGTAGCGGAGCTCGTTGTTCGGCGTGAACGGCTCGAAACCGGCCGACGTGTAGAGGGTCGAATTGTCGAGAATCTCGATCAGCGGGAACAGCTTGCCGTCTCCGCGCACCGAACGGCTCTCGTCCTGCTTGGTGTACCCGACGATGAACGAGTTGGCCATCGTGCTGCCGATCGTGGAGTTCCACTCGCCGATGCCCGAGCGGATGTTCTCCATGATCTGGTAGTTCGAGTTCTGGAAGTTCATCGCCGTCGCGCTGGGCTGGCGTCCGCCGAACCCGAGCGACGAGGAGTTGGACGACAGCACGTCGGTCTTCGAGTCGAGGTGCGTGTAGCGGAAGGTGATCTTGTTGCTGGCGTTGAGGTTGTAGTCGCCCTTCACCAGATAGCGCCGCGCCGGGACCTCGAAGTCGTAGCCCGCGTAGGGCCCTGTCTGATAGCCGAACTTGTCGTTGAGGAACGCGCTGAACTGCGTGAGATCCGATTCGAGCACGCGCGAGACGCCTGACCCCGGCGTCTCGCCGCCCCTGTTGGGGCGCCACGTGTGCGCCGGCTGCGTGAGGCTCTCGTCTTCGCCGTTGAAGAAGAAGAACGCCTTGTTCTTCCAGATCGGGCCGGACGCCCAGCCGCCCCAGTTGGCGAACTCGAACGTGCCCACCGGCACCGTGCGCGCGCCGGCCTTGGTGCCGACCATGCTGTCGTCGCGGAACTGGCGGTAGATCGAGCCGTGGAACGCGTTGCTGCCGCTGCGGGTGACGGTGTTGATGCCGGCGCCGATGAAGTTGCCCTGCCGCACGTCGAACGGCGCGATGTTCACCTGGATCTGCTCGACGGCCTGCGGCGAGATCGGCGCGACGTTCGTGCGGTCGCCCGGCGAGTTGCCGAGGCCGAACGAGTTGTTGAAGTACGAGCCGTCAACCGTGATGTTGTTCATGCGGCTGTCCTGGCCGGCGATCGACAGCCCGCTGGCCTGCGGCGTGAGGCGCACGAAGTTCTCGAGACGGTTGCTCAGGTTCGGCAGCCTGGCGATCTGGTCGCGGCCGACCGTCGTGGACGCGCCCGTACGCTGCGTGCTGAACACCGGATCGGTGGAAGCGGTCACGGTGACCGACTCCTCGACGGCGATGCCCTTGACCGAGACGTTCATGTCCGTCGTCACGCCGAGATTGATCGTGATGTCGTCGAGCGTGTACGGCTCGAACGCGTTACCGGCGCCCACGAAGGTCACCGTGAGCACGTACGGTCCGCCCACACGCATGTTGGCGATGAAGTACCGCCCGTCGGCGCGCGTCGTCGTCTCGTAGTTGGTGCCCGACGGCGCGTGGATCGCGATCACGCTCGCGCCCGCCACGGGCGCCCCCGACGCATCGGTGACGATGCCGCCCAGCGACCCTGTTGTCACGCCCTGCGCCAGTGCCTCGCGCGCGGGGGCCATGAAGGCCATCACCGCCGCCAGCGCCAGCACCGTCATCACTCGCCGGGACGCGCGCGACGCGCACCCCGCTCGCATTTCACGCACTCGCTGAAACGCACTCACCATGGTTGTCTCCCTCAATCAACGCGGCTGCCAGAGCAGGACACTGGCTCGTCACACTGCAGGCTGGACGTCGGGCCGACGGGCCCTGACGCGAGACTGCACACACCCCCGACGGAGCGGGGGGAAAAGACCGCCGACAAGCCTAGCAGCGAACTGTTTCGCGCGCGTAAACAGATGAGGTGTGGCGATCGCCGCGAGCGCAAACGACAAGGCCGGCGCACCGGCGCCGGCCTTGTCGTTTGCTGATCCGGATGCCAGGGCGTCAGCCCTGGCGTGTCGTCACTACTCGGACTTCTTCGCGTCTGCCGCCGCCTTCGCCTTCGCTTCGGCGGCCTCGATTTCGCCCTGCAGGCGTGCCCGCGTGGCGATGGCCTTCTCGCGGATCTCGTTGGCCTGCTTGAGCAGTTCCTGCTGGCGCGCCGGGTTCCGCTCGACGAGCGCCTGCTGGCGGAGCAGGAGGTTCTTCATGACCATCGCGTCGACGTAGTCGCCCTTGATGGTGATTGCCTTGTCCGACGCGTCGAGGCCCTGCTTGATGTAGTCGGCCTTGAGGGCGGGGGTGAGCGTGTAGTCCTTGCGGACCTTCTCCTCGAAGTAGCCGGCCACGGTGTGGTAGGCCTCGGGGTTGTTCGGCTCGATCTCGATGCGGTGCCGGAATGCGTCCATCGTCTTGTCGAAGTTGCCCTGCCGGTTGTAGAACCCGGCGAGCTGGAGCATCACGTCCACGCTGTCGGGCTTCACCTCGCGGGCCCGGGCGAGCATCTGCTCGGCTTCCTCGACACGACCGGCGTCCTCGTAGAGCTTGGCGAGGCCGAAGTAGTTGTTCACGTCGGACGGGTCGAGCTCGACGATCTGCTTGCCGACCGCCTCGGCCCTGTCGGGCTGGTTCAGCTTTTCGGACCCGTAAAGACCGACGAGGTACTCGAGGCTCCGCTTCTTGAAGATCGCCCCCTGACCCTCACGCGACGCCGGGTCGATGTTCTCGTAGGCGAGCTTGTAGTATTTCTCGGCCTCGGGGAGGTGCGCGTCGTTCTCGGGCTGCCCCTTGCGCGTGAACTTGAACGCGTTGTCGTGCGAGTTGGCCAGGTAGAAGTACGCGTACGGCCGGTACTCGAAATCGTGCTTGACCGCCTCCTCGAGTTCCTCGATGGCGACCCTGTAATTCTGCTGTTGATAGGCACCGATCCCGTCCTTGAACGACATCTGTGCCGTCACTTTCCCGCAGGCGGTCAGCGAAAGGCTCAAACCGGCCACGGCCATGAGCCGGACGATGGTCAACCGCGTCGACATTGCATCTACTCCTTACACGCCCACTCGTGCGGGTACTCGCGGACCCGGAATCCCGGTTGGCGCTGTGCGTCACATGAGGACAGGATGGCCCCGAGCAGCCAGCCAGTGCCGATACCAGGCGGAGAAATCACGGCGAGTATAAAGACGCCTCCTGCCTCGGTCAAGGCGGCCGGTGGGCTATGATCCACTGGCGCCCGCACCCACGCACGACGCTTAGACACCGCCCCCCATGATTCGGTTCGAGGACCTCGTCGACAAGGTCCGCAGCTACAGCCCCGACGCCGACCTGGAATTGCTCCGCCGGGCCTACGTGTTCTCGGCGCGGGCGCACAAGGGACAGGTCCGCCATTCGGGCGAGCCCTACCTCGTCCATCCCCTCGAAGTCGCCAATCTCCTCGCCGACATGCGTTTGGACGCCGTGGCGGTAGCCGCCGGCCTGCTCCACGACGTGGTCGAGGACACCCTCACCACGATCGAACGCGTGGCCGAGCTCTTCGGGCCGGAGGTCGCGCACGTCGTCGAGGGCGTGACCAAGCTGTCCAACATCCCGTTTTCCTCGAAAGAGGCCCAGCAGGCA
This genomic window contains:
- a CDS encoding carboxypeptidase regulatory-like domain-containing protein; translated protein: MTVLALAAVMAFMAPAREALAQGVTTGSLGGIVTDASGAPVAGASVIAIHAPSGTNYETTTRADGRYFIANMRVGGPYVLTVTFVGAGNAFEPYTLDDITINLGVTTDMNVSVKGIAVEESVTVTASTDPVFSTQRTGASTTVGRDQIARLPNLSNRLENFVRLTPQASGLSIAGQDSRMNNITVDGSYFNNSFGLGNSPGDRTNVAPISPQAVEQIQVNIAPFDVRQGNFIGAGINTVTRSGSNAFHGSIYRQFRDDSMVGTKAGARTVPVGTFEFANWGGWASGPIWKNKAFFFFNGEDESLTQPAHTWRPNRGGETPGSGVSRVLESDLTQFSAFLNDKFGYQTGPYAGYDFEVPARRYLVKGDYNLNASNKITFRYTHLDSKTDVLSSNSSSLGFGGRQPSATAMNFQNSNYQIMENIRSGIGEWNSTIGSTMANSFIVGYTKQDESRSVRGDGKLFPLIEILDNSTLYTSAGFEPFTPNNELRYNTFQLQNSFTKFANRHTLTFGVATERYTSENVFYSGSQSVYVYHSLADFYTDANDYVANPNRTTSPVALRRFQVRYANIPGMDKPLQPLEVWYSGAYAQDEWAVRDNLKITAGIRMDVASFGDTAFANPLFDALTFRDEDGQSVQYSSGKLPDARPLWSPRVGFNWAVDQERRTQVRGGTGVFTGRPAYVWISNQIGNTGVLTGFIQNDDSAANPLTFRPFNPSPDAYKPATVTGDPTLSGEFAMTDKDFRFPQLWRTNIAVDRRLPWGVVGTAEVIYNRDVNGVYYINANLPAAQTTFAGADTRPRYTSNRLYSSITNNIVLKNQNEGRAWNVAGTLNKSFGAGFLRTSYSYGEARNTVDPGSVAGGSWTNNPITFDANNPAVGYSSGYMGHRFVLAGSYTKEYFKFGGTTASFFWESRTIGNSSYTFAGDANVDGGTNNDLIYIPRDTSEMNFQQFTASGVTFTAAQQAAAWDAYISQDAYLSGRRGQYAERGAVFLPMVHRMDFSLQQDFFASIKGRRHNFQLRLDVLNAGNLLNDKWGIGQRMVSNQPLTSPSVDAQGRLQYRLRNVGTSLMSRTFEPTATLSDVYRLQVMLAYRF
- a CDS encoding tetratricopeptide repeat protein, whose protein sequence is MSTRLTIVRLMAVAGLSLSLTACGKVTAQMSFKDGIGAYQQQNYRVAIEELEEAVKHDFEYRPYAYFYLANSHDNAFKFTRKGQPENDAHLPEAEKYYKLAYENIDPASREGQGAIFKKRSLEYLVGLYGSEKLNQPDRAEAVGKQIVELDPSDVNNYFGLAKLYEDAGRVEEAEQMLARAREVKPDSVDVMLQLAGFYNRQGNFDKTMDAFRHRIEIEPNNPEAYHTVAGYFEEKVRKDYTLTPALKADYIKQGLDASDKAITIKGDYVDAMVMKNLLLRQQALVERNPARQQELLKQANEIREKAIATRARLQGEIEAAEAKAKAAADAKKSE